A part of Excalfactoria chinensis isolate bCotChi1 chromosome 23, bCotChi1.hap2, whole genome shotgun sequence genomic DNA contains:
- the CTTNBP2NL gene encoding CTTNBP2 N-terminal-like protein codes for MNLEKLSKPELLTLFSILEGELEARDLVIEALKAQHRDTFIEERYGKYNISDPLMALQRDFEALKEANHGEKQPVCSNPLSILKVVMKHCKNMQERMLSQLAAAESRHRKVILDLEEERQRHAQDTAEGDDVTYMLEKERERLTQQLEFERSQVKKFEKEQKKLSSQLEEERARHKQLSSMLVVECKKATAKAAEESQKTAELSLKLEKEKSKVSKLEEELASKRKRGLQMEAQVEKQLSEFDIEREQLKAKLNREENRTKALKEEVESLKKALKELEAARQERGPAEPSQPSLSVTSRGVATDSPAVKSVSCQTEFPQAERANPAAASKAVHAAFPSPPTPTHSYAKSNGHCDTDVQTGGELLQTNTPESQVQKEKPSGATPENTVENGSSPIRTESPVHLLSQLPSSGVSLSPSSTAASSLTPSPCSSPVLSKRLVGAPAGSPGYQSSYQVGINQRFHAARHKFQSQAEHDHQSSGLQSPPARDLSPTLADNSAAKQLARNTVTQVLSRFTSQQGPIKPVSPNSSPFGTDYRNLANAVSPKSESAHSPGPGKVSSPLSPLSPGIKSPTIPRAERGNPPPIPPKKPGLAQSPAAPTPLTKASSQSSSLGAPTDVASSCSNNTMVSNGKDIEILLPSSS; via the exons GCCCAGCACAGAGACACCTTCATTGAAGAACGCTATGGAAAGTACAACATCAGTGATCCATTAATGGCTTTGCAGAGAGATTTTGAGGCCCTGAAAGAGGCGAATCATGGTGAAAAGCAGCCAGTATGCTCCAATCCCTTATCCATCCTGAAGGTGGTGATGAAACACTGCAAGAATATGCAGGAAAGAATGTTATCCCAACtagctgctgcagaaagcaggcacAGAAAG GTGATCCTGGACCTGGAGGAGGAGAGGCAGCGGCATGCCCAGGACACAGCAGAGGGGGATGATGTCACCTACATGCTGGAGAAGGAACGGGAGCGACTCACCCAGCAG ctGGAGTTTGAAAGATCCCAGGTGAAGAAGtttgagaaggaacagaagaagCTCTCGAGTCAGTTGGAGGAGGAGAGAGCACGCCACAAGCAGCTGTCCTCCATGCTTGTTGTAGAGTGCAAGAAAGCCACtgccaaagcagcagaagagagtcAGAAGACGGCAGAACTGAGCTtgaaactggaaaaagagaagagcaaggTGAGTaagctggaggaggagctggcATCCAAGAGGAAGCGGGGCTTACAGATGGAAGCACAAGTAGAAAAGCAGCTCTCGGAGTTTGACATCGAAAGAGAGCAGCTGAAAGCCAAGCTGAACAGAGAAGAGAACCGtacaaaagcactgaaagaagaagTGGAATCTTTGAAGAAAGCCCTGAAAGAGCTGGAGGCTGCTCGCCAGGAGCGTGGCCCTGCTGAGCCTTCACAGCCAAGTCTCTCTGTGACGTCCAGAGGCGTTGCTACTGACAGCCCTGCCGTCAAGTCTGTGTCATGCCAGACAGAGTTTCCACAAGCAGAGCGAGCAAATCCTGCTGCTGCAAGCAAAGCTGTGCACGCTGCATTTCCCAGCCCTCCTACGCCTACTCATTCCTATGCGAAATCCAATGGCCATTGTGATACAGACGTGCAAACGGGCGGTGAGCTGCTACAGACAAATACCCCGGAGAGCCAAGTGCAGAAGGAGAAACCCAGCGGTGCAACACCGGAGAACACAGTTGAGAATGGAAGTTCTCCCATAAGAACGGAGTCACCGGTGCACCTGCTGTCCCAGCTCCCTTCCAGCGGGGTATCCCtgtctcccagcagcacagctgcctcctCCCTCACACCTTCTCCGTGCTCCTCTCCTGTTCTTAGCAAACGCCTGGTGGGAGCTCCCGCAGGCAGCCCTGGTTACCAGTCCTCCTACCAGGTGGGGATCAATCAGCGCTTCCACGCAGCTCGGCACAAGTTTCAGTCTCAAGCTGAACATGATCATCAGAGCAGCGGCCTGCAGAGCCCACCAGCAAGGGATCTGTCTCCTACCCTAGCAGATAACTCTGCTGCCAAGCAGTTGGCACGCAACACGGTCACTCAGGTCCTGTCCAGATTTACCAGCCAGCAGGGCCCCATTAAGCCCGTCTCCCCTAACAGCTCACCTTTTGGCACAGACTATCGAAATCTGGCAAATGCTGTGAGCCCTAAAAGTGAATCTGCTCATTCTCCAGGCCCTGGCAAGGTTTCCAGCCCTCTCAGCCCGTTGTCTCCTGGGATTAAGTCACCAACCATCCCTCGAGCGGAAAGAGGGAACCCTCCACCCATTCCTCCAAAGAAACCAGGCCTGGCTCAGTCTCCAGCTGCTCCCACTCCGCTCACCAAAGCCTCTTCCCAGTCATCCTCCCTGGGTGCCCCCACGGACGTGGCAAGCAGTTGCTCCAACAATACCATGGTATCCAATGGCAAAGACATTGAGATCCTCCTGCCAAGCAGCAGCTAG